The Pseudomonas sp. DG56-2 genome contains a region encoding:
- a CDS encoding Bbp16 family capsid cement protein, which translates to MITDKLNLFSGLTGQTVTATAASTDVLDLGPLTHGNTRRDIGAGEPLYLVIAVLVAAAAAGAATVNFQLQTSDDNATWVTLFDSGATALADMAAGKRPVAVAVPRGVRRYLRVNYTVGTGPLTAGTFWAGLVKDVQDTAYYASGFTIV; encoded by the coding sequence ATGATCACCGACAAGCTGAACCTGTTCAGCGGTTTGACTGGCCAGACAGTCACCGCGACGGCGGCATCGACCGACGTTCTCGACCTGGGCCCGCTGACCCACGGAAACACCCGCCGCGACATCGGCGCCGGTGAGCCGCTGTATCTGGTCATCGCTGTTCTGGTTGCCGCCGCCGCTGCTGGTGCTGCCACCGTCAACTTCCAGCTGCAGACCAGTGACGACAACGCCACCTGGGTCACCCTGTTCGACTCCGGCGCCACCGCACTGGCCGACATGGCAGCCGGCAAGCGCCCGGTGGCCGTTGCGGTCCCGCGCGGCGTCCGTCGCTACCTCCGCGTCAACTACACCGTTGGCACCGGCCCACTCACTGCTGGCACGTTCTGGGCTGGCCTGGTCAAAGATGTCCAGGACACCGCCTACTACGCCAGCGGCTTTACCATCGTTTAA
- a CDS encoding major capsid protein, with amino-acid sequence MAVIANTALTLADWAKRQDPDSKPARIIEMLNQTNEILTDMLWLEGNLATGHRTTMRTGLPSGTWRALNAGIARGKSTTVQVDETCALLENLGVVDEKLADLNGNTAAFRLSENAAFIEGMNQDMATALFYSNSALEPAKPLGLAPRYSDSTAKNGQNIIKMGGSGSDNTSVWLVVWGDQTVHGIFPKGSKAGLDHNDMGIELVDDGTGKVFRAYRDHYKWETGAALRDWRYAVRICNIDISDLVADTNGSTVKLIEAMVRAVHRIPNLRMGRAAFYMNRTIAECLDIQAMNKNNVRLKIQEYDGEFITSLRGVPFRTCDALLNTESPVI; translated from the coding sequence ATGGCCGTTATCGCCAACACTGCGCTGACGCTGGCCGACTGGGCCAAGCGCCAGGATCCGGATAGCAAGCCGGCGCGCATCATCGAGATGCTGAACCAGACCAATGAAATCCTGACCGACATGCTGTGGCTGGAAGGCAACCTGGCGACCGGTCACCGCACCACCATGCGTACCGGCCTGCCATCCGGTACCTGGCGTGCGCTGAACGCCGGTATCGCCCGTGGCAAGTCCACCACCGTTCAGGTCGACGAGACCTGCGCGCTGCTGGAAAACCTGGGCGTTGTCGACGAGAAGCTGGCAGACCTCAACGGCAACACCGCAGCCTTCCGCCTGTCCGAGAACGCCGCCTTCATCGAGGGCATGAACCAGGACATGGCCACCGCACTGTTCTACTCCAACAGCGCGCTGGAGCCGGCCAAGCCACTGGGCCTGGCGCCACGTTACAGCGACAGCACCGCGAAGAACGGTCAGAACATCATCAAGATGGGAGGATCCGGCTCAGACAACACCTCGGTGTGGCTGGTGGTGTGGGGTGACCAGACCGTGCACGGGATCTTCCCGAAGGGCTCGAAAGCCGGTCTAGACCACAACGACATGGGCATCGAGCTGGTAGACGACGGTACTGGCAAGGTCTTCCGCGCCTACCGCGACCACTACAAGTGGGAAACCGGTGCGGCCCTGCGCGACTGGCGCTACGCCGTTCGCATTTGCAACATCGACATCAGCGACCTTGTGGCCGACACCAACGGCAGCACCGTGAAGTTGATCGAAGCGATGGTGCGTGCGGTGCACCGCATCCCGAACCTGCGCATGGGTCGTGCCGCGTTCTACATGAACCGCACCATCGCCGAATGCCTGGACATCCAGGCGATGAACAAGAACAACGTCCGTCTCAAGATCCAGGAATACGACGGTGAGTTCATCACCAGCCTGCGCGGCGTGCCTTTCCGTACTTGTGACGCGCTGCTCAACACTGAGTCGCCGGTCATCTGA
- a CDS encoding phage antirepressor N-terminal domain-containing protein, which translates to MNTLEEIHVTNNSTATAQVIPFHSAKLLLIEHEGQPFVPMKPVVEGMGLAWQTQHRKLMEGRFASVITIMVTTGSDGKQYEMACLPLRKLAGWLMSIHASKVRPEIRDGVIAYQNECDDALWAYWNDGHAVNHRGPGQAMTIISQTIGTDGFHMLGALVKGKVSSLPAAVQRRAIAKIWSQVHAAFGVRSAEDIPADQLDSARNFIAAYTLEGEWLAKPEKVVGTVLTDHQLYAAFFVIHHFEQLRGIFKRYDMYTCLRGLGSRIGVEMHDHFRDGALGVRELSALKPEYEAAERRLGLNRHQPGAPNY; encoded by the coding sequence GTGAACACTTTGGAGGAAATTCACGTGACGAATAATAGCACGGCAACAGCCCAGGTCATCCCGTTCCATTCGGCAAAGCTTCTGCTCATTGAGCATGAAGGGCAGCCATTCGTGCCCATGAAGCCGGTGGTGGAGGGCATGGGCCTCGCTTGGCAGACCCAGCACCGCAAGCTGATGGAGGGCCGCTTTGCATCAGTTATCACCATTATGGTGACAACTGGTTCCGACGGTAAGCAGTACGAAATGGCCTGCCTTCCTCTGCGCAAGCTCGCCGGCTGGCTGATGTCGATCCATGCCAGCAAGGTTCGGCCCGAAATTCGCGACGGCGTGATCGCCTACCAGAACGAATGTGACGATGCCCTGTGGGCTTACTGGAACGATGGCCACGCGGTAAATCATCGTGGTCCGGGCCAGGCCATGACCATCATCAGCCAGACCATCGGCACCGATGGCTTTCACATGCTGGGCGCGCTGGTCAAGGGTAAGGTTTCCTCGCTACCAGCAGCAGTACAGCGCCGGGCCATAGCAAAAATCTGGTCACAAGTGCACGCGGCATTCGGTGTGCGGTCTGCAGAAGACATTCCAGCCGACCAGCTGGACTCGGCCCGGAACTTCATTGCCGCTTACACCCTGGAGGGTGAGTGGCTGGCCAAACCAGAGAAAGTCGTCGGCACGGTGCTGACCGACCACCAGCTCTACGCCGCGTTCTTTGTGATCCATCACTTTGAACAGCTGCGCGGAATCTTCAAGCGCTACGACATGTATACCTGCTTGAGAGGCCTTGGCAGCCGTATTGGTGTCGAAATGCACGACCACTTCCGAGATGGTGCTTTGGGTGTTCGTGAACTTTCTGCCTTGAAGCCCGAGTACGAGGCCGCCGAGCGCAGACTTGGCCTTAACCGGCATCAGCCTGGCGCCCCCAACTACTGA
- a CDS encoding Arc family DNA-binding protein: MSSRHKITPFPLRMPAEVKEYLDGKAEKEERSLNWLICKVLKEAMESEQGKIQASS, encoded by the coding sequence ATGAGCAGCCGACACAAAATCACCCCGTTCCCACTGCGCATGCCTGCAGAGGTAAAGGAATACCTAGACGGGAAGGCGGAAAAGGAAGAGCGCAGCCTGAACTGGCTGATCTGCAAAGTCTTGAAGGAGGCGATGGAGAGCGAGCAGGGAAAGATCCAGGCAAGTTCCTGA
- a CDS encoding Arc family DNA-binding protein, with protein sequence MNDRHTISPYPIRMPAELRASLEQSARDGSRSLHAEIIARLEESFRPSSGKELTVGDAINFLMACSQETGLPIQVTIGEVEKDGEGDDD encoded by the coding sequence ATGAACGATCGGCACACCATCTCCCCTTACCCCATCCGCATGCCCGCAGAGCTTCGCGCCAGCCTTGAGCAAAGCGCCAGGGACGGATCAAGATCGCTGCATGCCGAGATCATCGCGCGCCTGGAAGAAAGCTTCCGCCCGTCTAGCGGCAAGGAGCTAACCGTGGGGGATGCCATCAATTTCCTGATGGCTTGCAGCCAGGAAACTGGGCTCCCCATTCAGGTGACCATTGGGGAAGTAGAGAAGGACGGCGAAGGCGACGATGACTGA